The bacterium genome window below encodes:
- a CDS encoding NTP transferase domain-containing protein — protein MSRLSPSELPVVILCGGKGTRLREETELRPKPMVEIGGMPILWHIMKIYGFHGVERFVLCLGYKGWVIKQYFLRYHEMM, from the coding sequence ATGTCAAGGCTCAGCCCCAGCGAACTCCCCGTTGTCATTCTGTGCGGCGGTAAGGGCACCCGCCTGCGCGAAGAAACCGAACTGCGGCCCAAACCGATGGTCGAGATCGGCGGCATGCCGATCCTCTGGCACATCATGAAGATCTACGGCTTTCACGGCGTGGAGCGCTTCGTCCTCTGCCTCGGCTACAAGGGCTGGGTGATCAAGCAGTATTTCCTCCGCTACCACGAGATGATG